A window of Ptychodera flava strain L36383 chromosome 1, AS_Pfla_20210202, whole genome shotgun sequence contains these coding sequences:
- the LOC139137337 gene encoding uncharacterized protein isoform X2, producing the protein MWGGVLHHVINEHEWIVSIGSTGSNHCHHGPLAENADEEKEWLKKNSKAHSVLRNIIFDRRFLKKIPFYLNARETGELENFQQQILQYASKRFAYTPPVYRARNRLAAIDHNIHYSRNINKNRHGEIMYKRIYNKKSGRWIASPLKVEKTYPHIRELKKAVIQMRLADEVGMYRPMVLEDSDPRRISANLAPVIPPPVSTLVQEQIARRS; encoded by the exons ATGTGGGGTGGTGTTCTGCACCACGTCATCAACGAACACGAGTGGATAGTTTCAATTGGTTCAACTGGATCTAACCATTGTCACCATGGCCCTTTGGCAGAGAATGCTGATGAGGAGAAGGAATGGTTAAAAAAGAACAGTAAAGCCCACTCAGTTCTGCGAAACATCATCTTTGATAGACGTTTCCTGAAGAAGATTCCATTTTATTTGAATGCAAG GGAAACTGGTGAATTAGAAAATTTTCAGCAGCAAATACTTCAGTATGCTAGTAAGAGGTTTGCCTATACACCGCCGGTTTATAGAGCAAGAAATCGTCTCGCAGCAATTGATCATAACATTCACTACAGCAGAAACATTAACAAGAATAGGCATGGTGAGATCAT gTATAAAAGAATCTACAACAAGAAAAGTGGGCGATGGATAGCCTCTCCACTGAAGGTAGAGAAGACTTATCCCCACATCAGAGAACTCAAAAAAGCTGTCATTCAAATGAGACTAGCTGATGAGGTTGGAATGTATCGACCAATGGTACTTGAAGACTCAGACCCAAGGAGGATCTCTGCAAACTTAGCTCCTGTAATACCACCACCAGTATCAACTTTGGTGCAAGAGCAAATTGCTCGCAGATCGTGA
- the LOC139137337 gene encoding uncharacterized protein isoform X1 gives MLQKWAKHIANHFWYCCQKATSEIEFRGMWGGVLHHVINEHEWIVSIGSTGSNHCHHGPLAENADEEKEWLKKNSKAHSVLRNIIFDRRFLKKIPFYLNARETGELENFQQQILQYASKRFAYTPPVYRARNRLAAIDHNIHYSRNINKNRHGEIMYKRIYNKKSGRWIASPLKVEKTYPHIRELKKAVIQMRLADEVGMYRPMVLEDSDPRRISANLAPVIPPPVSTLVQEQIARRS, from the exons ATGCTGCAAAAGTGGGCTAAGCATATTGCCAACCACTTTTGGTACTGTTGTCAGAAGGCCACCAGTGAAATAGAATTTCGG GGAATGTGGGGTGGTGTTCTGCACCACGTCATCAACGAACACGAGTGGATAGTTTCAATTGGTTCAACTGGATCTAACCATTGTCACCATGGCCCTTTGGCAGAGAATGCTGATGAGGAGAAGGAATGGTTAAAAAAGAACAGTAAAGCCCACTCAGTTCTGCGAAACATCATCTTTGATAGACGTTTCCTGAAGAAGATTCCATTTTATTTGAATGCAAG GGAAACTGGTGAATTAGAAAATTTTCAGCAGCAAATACTTCAGTATGCTAGTAAGAGGTTTGCCTATACACCGCCGGTTTATAGAGCAAGAAATCGTCTCGCAGCAATTGATCATAACATTCACTACAGCAGAAACATTAACAAGAATAGGCATGGTGAGATCAT gTATAAAAGAATCTACAACAAGAAAAGTGGGCGATGGATAGCCTCTCCACTGAAGGTAGAGAAGACTTATCCCCACATCAGAGAACTCAAAAAAGCTGTCATTCAAATGAGACTAGCTGATGAGGTTGGAATGTATCGACCAATGGTACTTGAAGACTCAGACCCAAGGAGGATCTCTGCAAACTTAGCTCCTGTAATACCACCACCAGTATCAACTTTGGTGCAAGAGCAAATTGCTCGCAGATCGTGA